The Flavobacterium psychrotrophum region CCGTTCCTTTAATAGTTTTTATACATGGCGCTTCATCATTCGGAACAACCATGTAAATATCATCATCGCCTTTGCCCCCGGCACGGTTACTGCTCAGGTAAGTATACTTACCGTCGGTACTGGTTACATAAGCAAAATCATCTCGGTTGCTATTGATAGGCTTACCTAAATTTTTTGGCAGGCCAAATATTTCTCCCGTGCTGTTTTGCGGACTCGTAAAGGCATCACCATTCATCTTACTTACAAACACATCTAACCCCCCCAGGCCATAATGACCATCGCTACTAAAATATAGTGCCGTAGCCGTAGCAAACGGAAACATCTCGTTACCTTTAGTATTTATGATATTACCCAGGTTAAGGGGCTTACCTATTTTACCATCGCTATAAAGCGGTGCTACATAAATATCGGTTCCGCCAAAGCCGCCCGGCATATCGCTAACAAAAAACAGCCAGTTACCATCGGCACTTACCGCCGGCTGCCCGGTAGAATAGTCAGGGCTGTTAAATGATGCCAGTGCTTTTTTAGTAAGCTGCTCGCCTGCTACTGTACCATAAACTATTTGCACGTTATTAGTACCCGCTTTATCATTTTGCAGGCGTTTGCTTTTGCTCACGTTATTTACACTTACAAATAATCTTTTAAGATCGGGCGAAAAAGCAGCAGCGGCATTATGGTAATCAGTCTGTGCATTTTTCAAGAACTCTTTTTCTTTACCAAAAGAACCATCGGCATTACGCTCTGCCACATAGAGCGACAGGTAAGGCTGAGCATTCCAACTGTAGGTTTTGGCACCATCGCGCACAGTATCTTTAGCCGAGGCATACACTACTTTTTTACCGTAGAAAGACACACCAAAATCTGCCTTATCGGTATTTATGGCCAGGTTATCGAGCTTATATTTTTTGGGTAGTTTATTAAGGCTGTCAAGGTGCTGCTTTTGTAGCGTTAGTGTTTTTAACACAGCATCGTTACCTGCAAAATGTTGCCATAAAAGTGCATCGGCTTCTTTATAACGCTCCTCTCCTCTAACAGCAAGTATGTAGCGGTTAAACTGCTCCTCATTAAAAAGTGTCGATTGCTTTGCAAATGCTTTTTCGTACCAACGCATTGCCGCCCCGGTATTACCTATGTAGTAATTAGCCTCAGCGGCATTAAGTAAAATTTCAGCTTTGGGGTTCTTTTCTTTAGACAGATATTCTTCATATTCTTTTGCAGCTTCGGTATATGCCAGGTCGCGAAAATGTATCTCTGCTTTACGCAAAGCCAATTGCCCCATCATGGTGCTGATGTAAAAAAACAGGATCAGTATATAAAAATGTTTTTTCATAAGCATTAAAAAAAGCGGGGCGATTTTATACGTTTGGTTTTAGGAGCTACTTCAAAGCGCACCATAAACTCGTGCGAGCCGTTATTATATTTATTAAGATCTGTAACACTATAGTCATAACTATAGCCTACAAAAAAGTTGCGGGACACCTGTATACCGAGCAGCCCGCTAACAGCATCGTCCCAACGATAGCCTGCACCCAGCGTTAGCACTTCCTGCAATAAAAAGTTAGCCGAAAAATCTGCGGTTATGGGCGCACCGGTGACAATTTTGCCCAGCACAGCCGGCTTAAATTTTACATTTTCAGACAGGTCAAATACATAACCACCTATAACATAATAATGCAACCTGTCTGCCCTTACGGTTTCCTGCACATCATCATAATAATTGTTTTGCATAAAATTAGGCACAGACACACCCGCATACCACGTATCGGTATAATAATAAAGTCCTGCTCCTATGCTAGGATTTATTTTGTTATTGATGTTTTTATTAAGCAACGGGTCGCCCTCCTGGTAGTAGCGCCCACGGCTCCAGTCGATACTTAGTACACGCACCCCGGCTTTAAGCCCAAAAGCAAGTTTACCCTCATCGCCCATCTTTAAAGCATAGCTAAAGTTACCATCGGCAAATACCTCATCACTAGGGCCAATGCGGTCGTTAACCACACTAAGGCCTACGCCAATGTGCTCGTAATATTCGCTCCACGGGCTGTGTATGCTAAACGCCTGCGTTTGCGGAGCGCCGCTTATGCCCACCCATTGGGTGCGGTGTAAAAGGTTAGCCTGCAACACACCCGGCGAACCCGTATAACCTGGGTTTACCGTAAGGGTATTGTACATATATTGTGTATACTGAGGCTCCTGCTGGGCAAAGGCGCTAAGCCCTGCCATGAGCAGTAATAAGGAGAAGTATTTTTTTAAGACCGGTGTAGTGCTCCCCATTTAATTGTCTAATTGGCTGTAAGATTGTAAAAATAGTGTTTTTTTGTTAAGTCTTAAAGTTGAAAATTTTTAAAGTCATAAAGTTTAAGAAAAATCTCATTGCATAGTAAAACAAAATCTATGAAAATATACAATTGCAGAGCATCCTTCTCATCCGCGTTCCATTACAATACCGCAACTTTAAAACTTAATGGCTCCACAAACTTTCGACTTTAAGACTTTCGACATTAAAACCTTATGACTTTTGCTTACTTTTGCAGCCTGAAAAATTAAACTACCGATGAGTTTTAAAGACGAGATTGCAAGAAGAAGGACGTTTGGTATTATATCGCACCCCGATGCCGGTAAAACAACACTTACAGAAAAGTTACTACTTTTTGGTGGTGCTATACAGGAGGCCGGTGCGGTTAAGAGCAACAAGATCAAGAAAGGCGCTACGAGCGATTTTATGGAAATTGAGCGCCAGCGTGGTATATCTGTATCTACATCGGTACTTGCGTTTAATTATAAAGACAAGAAAATCAACATCCTCGATACTCCGGGGCACAAGGATTTTGCCGAAGATACCTTTCGTACGCTTACTGCTGTAGATAGTGTTATTGTGGTAATTGACGTTGCAAAGGGTGTGGAAGAGCAGACAGAAAAACTGGTAGCGGTATGCCGTATGCGAAACATACCCATGCTGGTCTTCATCAATAAACTGGACCGTGAGGGTAAAGATGCCTTTGACCTGATGGACGAGGTAGAGCAAAAGCTGGGCCTTAGGGTTACCCCGCTAAGCTTCCCTATAGGTATGGGTTACGATTTTCAGGGTATTTATAACATCTGGGAAAAGAACATCAACCTGTTTAGTGGCGACAGCCGCAAAAACATTGAAGAAACCATTGCCTTTAATGATGTTAACACACCTGAGCTGGATGAGCTTATTGGCGAAAAGCCTGCTCAAAGGCTGCGTGAAGAGCTGGAACTGATAGACGAGGTATACCCACAATTTGACCGCCAGGAATATCTTGATGGCAAACTACAGCCGGTATTCTTTGGTTCGGCATTAAACAACTTTGGTGTACGCGAACTGTTAGATTGCTTTATAGAGATTGCGCCTTCGCCAAGGCCAAAAGAAAGCGATACCCGTCTGGTAAATCCTGACGAAAATAAATTTAGCGGTTTTGTATTTAAGATCCATGCCAACATGGACCCTAAGCACCGCGACCGCCTGGCGTTCATAAAGATCGTATCCGGCACCTTTGAGCGTAACAAGCCTTACCTGCACGTACGCCACAATAAAAACCTGAAGTTTAGCAGCCCTAATGCATTCTTTGCCGAAAGGAAAGAAATTGTAGACATCTCCTACCCCGGCGATATTGTAGGCTTGCACGATACCGGAAACTTTAAGATAGGCGATACTCTTACCGAAGGCGAAAATATGAGCTTTAAGGGTATACCAAGCTTTAGCCCGGAACATTTCCGCTACATAAACAACGCCGACCCTATGAAGGCCAAGCAGCTTGAAAAAGGTATTGACCAGCTAATGGACGAAGGTGTTGCACAGCTCTTTACCCTCGAAATGAACAACCGTAAGGTTATAGGTACCGTAGGTGCACTACAATATGAGGTTATACAGTACAGGCTGGAGCATGAATATGGCGCTAAATGTTCTTACGAACTTTTCCCGGCTTACAAAGCCTGCTGGATACAACCCGAAGACCCTAAAAACGAAGAATTTGCTGAATTTAAAAGGATTAAGCAAAAGTTTTTGGCTAAAGATAAATTCGGTCAGTTAGTATTTTTGGCTGACTCAGAATTCTCGATCCAGATGACACAATCAAAATATCCGAGTGTAAAATTATTTTTTACGTCAGAATTTTAGTAACTTTGGTAGTATCCACTTAAATTAATTGTTGCCGGCCGGCATGGCCAAGATTATTCCTGTTACCCGTTCAGCGCTTTAAGTGCCGCTATGTTGTATTGATTTGAATTAATTATTCTCAAAACGATGGGCTTTTTTAATATTGCTTACGGATGTACTACAGGACTACTAACTGATTTTTTGCCCATAAACATTTTATGTACGGCGACTCCATTTCTATTCCATCAACCCACACAACAGCACCGTTACCAGCGGCTGTTAGACCAGTCTCAGGATAGTAATCGCATATTGCTTACCGCGCTTATAATGGCTATACTTTTCTCTGCCATTGTGGTTTACCTGCTAAGGGAACAACATAAGAAAGAAAAGCTACTGGCAGCATATATTACAGAAAAGCGTATAGCAAGAAAACTGCACGACGAAATAGCCAATGAACTCTATGGCACTATTTTAATGGTTAGTAACAGTACCGTTATAGCCGGCAAGGGTAAAGAGCAGCTTTTAGAACAACTGGACAGTATATATAAAAGCACCCGCGATATTTCCAGACAAAACATAGAGATTGATACTGGGCTACACTATCCTGTGCAATTAAGGCTGCTACTTAAAATGTACAGTTCAGAAACCGTACGCATCAATGTAAAAGGCTTTGATGATATACCGTGGGACAAATTATCTGAAATACAAAAGATAACTACTTTCAGGATATTGCAGGAAATGATGGTAAACATGAAAAAACACAGTAACGCCACACTAGTGTTTATAGATCTTAAAAACACTCCCGGCATCATAACTATATCTTACTCAGACAATGGTATAGGCATAGACTGTAAAAGTGATATCCATATAAACTACATACAGGGAATAAAAAACCGGCTGGCAACTATTGATGGTGACATAACAATAGATAAAAACCGTAATAAAGGATTCCATATTTCATTTAGTTTTAAAAAGTAGCCTATGTTTAAAAAAATACTTATTGCAGAAGATATAGACAGTGTTAGCCTGGGCCTTAAAACATGGCTTGCATCTCAATACCCAAATGCAGATATCCGGAGTACAAAATATTGTGATGAAGCCTTACTTAAAGTAAAACGCTCAGTGGCCGAGAATGCCCCTTTTGACCTTGTTATAAGCGATCTTACTTTTACCGAAGATCATTTACCTGCTACTATAAAAACCGGAGAAGAACTCATAGTACTTATTAAAAAGCTATTACCTAAGTCTAAAATAATAGTATATTCTATATACGATAATCCGCAACGTATTTATAATGTATTTCATAACCTCGAAATAAATGCCTTTATAGCAAAGGGCAGAAACAGTATTGACGAATTTGCTGAAGCACTAAACATGCTCTATACGAGCGAAGCCACTTTTATATCTCCGCATCTTCTGCAATGGGTAGAAGAAACAAATCACACAGATATTAGCGACGACGATATACTCTTACTACAATGGCTAGCCCGGGGAATAAGCCAAAAAGATATGAGCATTAAACTACAAGAGCTAAATAAATCATACCAAAATATAGCCAGTGTAGAAAAAAAACTAAAACGTCTAAAACAAATGCTGAATGCTTCCAGCAGTATACAACTGATAGCCAACGCTAAAGACCTGGGCATCATTTAATTTTCTTGTTTTCACACTTAAAACATAACCTATTACGGAAAACCGTAAGGAATTTCATCCCTAATGATGTAATTTGCTGATGAAAATGGCACAACCAACTTAGTTACAACTGTCTTAAACCACCACATTGCCAACAACCAAATTATTAATTACAAAATTCCTATGCCTTTTAAAATAAGACATGTTTTAATTATTGAAGATGTAGATAGTATAATCCTTGGCCTTAAAACCATATTACAGGATATGCCATACTGTACAGCGGCCACAGCAAAAACAGCCGATGAGGCACTTTACTCAATAAAAAAATCTGTCGAAACGCATAATCCGTTTGATCTTGTTATTGCTGATTTTTCATTTAGCAGAAACATTCCAGGCAATTCGCCTAAAAAAGAACAGGTGTTTATTGAAAAGGTAAAAGAGTTGTTACCTAATTGCAAAATCATTGTTTACTCTGCAGACAGAAAGCCATATCTTATAAATAATCTTATAAACAAGAAGCTTATAAATGGTTTTATAGCTAAAGACCGAGACAGCTTAAACTTGTTTCCGAGGGTAATAAAGCATTTTGAAGCGGGTAATAATATATACTTAAACCAGCAATTGCACCCCATAATGGAGCGATACAACAGTACCGACATTGAAGAATATGATGTTACCCTGCTAGAACTCCTGGCTTCAGGCAGCACACAGGCAGATATAAGCACCATACTAAAAAATAAGGGAGTAACATCCAGCGTAAGCAGTATAGAGAAAAGAATCAATAGGTTAAAAATATTATTAGCAGCACAAAACACAATACATCTTATAGCCATAGCTAAAGATGACGGTATAATATAAAATTTTAAGCAGGACAATCACATTTGTATAGCGGTTATAATACTGATAAAGTCTCTATGCCTAAAAAACAAAACAAAGCATCTCATCATTAACATTTTTTTTAATTATACAATACGGGTTTCCGTAATTATATTCAAATAAGTAGCCATATCTTTATTATATACAAACAAATAAACCATATTTAGTAATAATTTAATAATCCTTAAAATTACCCATGATGACAAAAACCTAAACAAACATATTGTTAAAAACTGTAAAAATTATGAAATACATATTGATAAAAGGTAACACTAGCGCAGGGAAGGCGTCTACTGTTAATGAGGTATGTAGACGGTTAAAACCTGAAAAAATTTGCAGGTTGTATTTTTCTGAGAATGGAAAGGTATCGTTACATACGGTCTATTCATCCGGCGATCTTGCCGATGGCAACTATCTGGTAACTATAAGGTCTAAAAGAGTACTTATGGTTTCTAACGCACCAACACAACAACGGGTAAAAATATCAACCATAATCGATTCATTATTGAGTATAAGCATTACTGTAGAATTTGCCATTGTGGCTATGAGTGGATCAGAAAAACTCAAAGATTTTGCTACGGCAAAAGAGCTTGCCAAATATGGTAAATGTATTTATGAAACCAAGATATGGAGAATACCATCCCATAAATTCAACCTTACTGAAGAATGGAATAAAAGGATTTCCTATCTTACAGCAATAACATTGCACAATATTTAAATACCAAAATCATCCTACTAAAAATTTAAGCAATAAATCCTGCAAAGCCTTTAAGCATTGCAGGATTTATTTTTAAGCCCATGCCATACATTTAAAATTTGTAAACCGCACCCAGATAAATATTACTAAGGTTTAGGTTTACAGCAAAATTATCGGTTTTTGTGCCTCCATCAGGCTTTCTTGAACCATAACTAATTGCCCCAAAAGTTGTTTCGAGTGCAAAATGGTCTGATATAAAGTAGTTAACACCTGGTCCCAGCAATACCCCAAAACCATTTGCCTTGTCAGTCCCTGCCAGGTTTTCAACTTTACTCGAAGTATAATTTGCTTCAAGATGCCCAAAGAAAGACAGCCTGTTTTCTGGTGTAAAATAATAACGTCCAAAAAGCCCTGCTGTGATACCGCTTGCAGTACTTTTAGAATCTGCTACATCATCAACCTCATACTTATTATGTGCGTACCTTATTGTAGCTCCTATTGCAATATTATTGCTTACAAAATAGGCTGCAGATGGAGCAATAGTAAATCCATTGTTTTTTTGTTCGCCCGTTTTTTGGGAGTTAAAAGATACAGAGCCTGTAATAAAGGCATCGCCTTTATGAAAGCCAGGGGTTGACGATTCTTCCTGGGCGCTCATTACGCCAAATGCCAATAAGGCACTTACTGAAAATAGAATTTTTTTCATGGTGGTTTATTA contains the following coding sequences:
- a CDS encoding response regulator transcription factor, which gives rise to MPFKIRHVLIIEDVDSIILGLKTILQDMPYCTAATAKTADEALYSIKKSVETHNPFDLVIADFSFSRNIPGNSPKKEQVFIEKVKELLPNCKIIVYSADRKPYLINNLINKKLINGFIAKDRDSLNLFPRVIKHFEAGNNIYLNQQLHPIMERYNSTDIEEYDVTLLELLASGSTQADISTILKNKGVTSSVSSIEKRINRLKILLAAQNTIHLIAIAKDDGII
- a CDS encoding outer membrane beta-barrel protein — translated: MKKILFSVSALLAFGVMSAQEESSTPGFHKGDAFITGSVSFNSQKTGEQKNNGFTIAPSAAYFVSNNIAIGATIRYAHNKYEVDDVADSKSTASGITAGLFGRYYFTPENRLSFFGHLEANYTSSKVENLAGTDKANGFGVLLGPGVNYFISDHFALETTFGAISYGSRKPDGGTKTDNFAVNLNLSNIYLGAVYKF
- a CDS encoding PorP/SprF family type IX secretion system membrane protein — encoded protein: MGSTTPVLKKYFSLLLLMAGLSAFAQQEPQYTQYMYNTLTVNPGYTGSPGVLQANLLHRTQWVGISGAPQTQAFSIHSPWSEYYEHIGVGLSVVNDRIGPSDEVFADGNFSYALKMGDEGKLAFGLKAGVRVLSIDWSRGRYYQEGDPLLNKNINNKINPSIGAGLYYYTDTWYAGVSVPNFMQNNYYDDVQETVRADRLHYYVIGGYVFDLSENVKFKPAVLGKIVTGAPITADFSANFLLQEVLTLGAGYRWDDAVSGLLGIQVSRNFFVGYSYDYSVTDLNKYNNGSHEFMVRFEVAPKTKRIKSPRFF
- a CDS encoding OmpA family protein; protein product: MKKHFYILILFFYISTMMGQLALRKAEIHFRDLAYTEAAKEYEEYLSKEKNPKAEILLNAAEANYYIGNTGAAMRWYEKAFAKQSTLFNEEQFNRYILAVRGEERYKEADALLWQHFAGNDAVLKTLTLQKQHLDSLNKLPKKYKLDNLAINTDKADFGVSFYGKKVVYASAKDTVRDGAKTYSWNAQPYLSLYVAERNADGSFGKEKEFLKNAQTDYHNAAAAFSPDLKRLFVSVNNVSKSKRLQNDKAGTNNVQIVYGTVAGEQLTKKALASFNSPDYSTGQPAVSADGNWLFFVSDMPGGFGGTDIYVAPLYSDGKIGKPLNLGNIINTKGNEMFPFATATALYFSSDGHYGLGGLDVFVSKMNGDAFTSPQNSTGEIFGLPKNLGKPINSNRDDFAYVTSTDGKYTYLSSNRAGGKGDDDIYMVVPNDEAPCIKTIKGTVANSNGNSPISAALITATDADGATIKTVQSGADGLYEITLPCDGLAVITVTKPDFTTEKKPVDNNPLKLDFQLKAFTDFVVKDKENVEMIDINPIYFDFDQYYITPRAAKELDKVVYVMEHFPNVVIKIESHTDSRGKDDYNLRLSDDRAKSTYSYIISKGIDPKRIESVKGYGETQLLNKCGNGADCTEEEHQLNRRSNFIIVKK
- a CDS encoding response regulator transcription factor — protein: MFKKILIAEDIDSVSLGLKTWLASQYPNADIRSTKYCDEALLKVKRSVAENAPFDLVISDLTFTEDHLPATIKTGEELIVLIKKLLPKSKIIVYSIYDNPQRIYNVFHNLEINAFIAKGRNSIDEFAEALNMLYTSEATFISPHLLQWVEETNHTDISDDDILLLQWLARGISQKDMSIKLQELNKSYQNIASVEKKLKRLKQMLNASSSIQLIANAKDLGII
- a CDS encoding peptide chain release factor 3 encodes the protein MSFKDEIARRRTFGIISHPDAGKTTLTEKLLLFGGAIQEAGAVKSNKIKKGATSDFMEIERQRGISVSTSVLAFNYKDKKINILDTPGHKDFAEDTFRTLTAVDSVIVVIDVAKGVEEQTEKLVAVCRMRNIPMLVFINKLDREGKDAFDLMDEVEQKLGLRVTPLSFPIGMGYDFQGIYNIWEKNINLFSGDSRKNIEETIAFNDVNTPELDELIGEKPAQRLREELELIDEVYPQFDRQEYLDGKLQPVFFGSALNNFGVRELLDCFIEIAPSPRPKESDTRLVNPDENKFSGFVFKIHANMDPKHRDRLAFIKIVSGTFERNKPYLHVRHNKNLKFSSPNAFFAERKEIVDISYPGDIVGLHDTGNFKIGDTLTEGENMSFKGIPSFSPEHFRYINNADPMKAKQLEKGIDQLMDEGVAQLFTLEMNNRKVIGTVGALQYEVIQYRLEHEYGAKCSYELFPAYKACWIQPEDPKNEEFAEFKRIKQKFLAKDKFGQLVFLADSEFSIQMTQSKYPSVKLFFTSEF
- a CDS encoding sensor histidine kinase, which translates into the protein MGFFNIAYGCTTGLLTDFLPINILCTATPFLFHQPTQQHRYQRLLDQSQDSNRILLTALIMAILFSAIVVYLLREQHKKEKLLAAYITEKRIARKLHDEIANELYGTILMVSNSTVIAGKGKEQLLEQLDSIYKSTRDISRQNIEIDTGLHYPVQLRLLLKMYSSETVRINVKGFDDIPWDKLSEIQKITTFRILQEMMVNMKKHSNATLVFIDLKNTPGIITISYSDNGIGIDCKSDIHINYIQGIKNRLATIDGDITIDKNRNKGFHISFSFKK